From Acetobacter sp.:
CGCGCTCCCGTATAAGGCAGGGTGCGTGTACTCAGCCAGGCAGGAGAGATGGAGTAGGAAACACAGAATTCCATTCCGGAAAGCTCTGCTCCAGCCTCGACGCCCATGAGATAGCCGTCACCTGTGTTGTTATGACTGCCCAGCAGGCCCGATCGAAAGGCGCAACCGCCTGTCGCCATTACGACTGCACCGGTTCTGGCGCTCCATGGTCGGTCATTCAGCCGGTCATAACCCGCCACTCCGCCGATCGAGCCATCCTGCCGCGCCAGAAGCTCCAGAACAGGGTGCTGATCAAGAATGGTGACGCCTAGCTGTACAGCATACTGCCGCAAGGCGCGTAGATATTCCGGGCCCCTCAGACCGGAGCGAAACGTGCCACCCTTGCCGTCTCCGGAGAAAGGATACCACGGGGCGATTTCAGGAATGGACTGCCATGTTATGTCAATGATGCGTTCCATCCAGACAGGGTCAGCCAACCCAAAAGCACTTTCCAGTCGACGTTCTACTGCTGACCTGCGTAGATCCGGTTCCGGTGGTACCCACCAGTGATTCGGACCGGCTGGTGCGGTGACGCCGCTGGTTCCCATAAAGCCCTTATCCGCGATGACGACACGGGCGCCTGTTTTCGCGGCCGAAATGGCGGCCCATCCCGCCGCCATCCCGCCACCGATAACCAGAACATCTGTAATGATTTTGTTCATGATGCCGACCTGTTCAGGAAATTCAAAAAATATATTTACTTGTCGAGAGAGATTGTTTTCGGATTTTTTCTGGAAGCACTGTTATCTCACCGCAGGTTGCCCAGTGTCGTTGATCACCCAGATTTCGGGCTCTTCCCCTGAAGGTCATATGATGTCTGCTGAAAGGCACGATGTTTTCCTATAAACCGGCCGTTCAGATGAACATGGGCAGGAGAGAGTGGGAGGAATGCCAGTTCCTCTGTGTCAGAGTCCCAGATGATGACGGAGAGTTTTTCCGTTGTAATTCCGGCGAAATGCCCCTCGACGTTGAAGTTCGGGCACCACAGCGTCAAAGAACAGATCGTCTGAAGCTGGGCAGTTGGGGGGAATGATCGTAAAACCGTCTACTCCCGTCTCATCGATCCACGACATCATCTGATCGGCTACAGTAGCCGGAGAGCCGACAAAGGAAGGGAATGATAGATCCCGGGCATAGGAGCGCGCGGTCTGCTCCAGTGTCAGTCCTCGCGCTCTTGCATCTGCGATCAAGGGTAGGAAACGACCGCGGCTGCCCCGGATTTCAGAATCGAGATCTGGAATCAATTCATTGGCGGAATACCGAGAAAGATCATGATTCATGCTGCCGGACATGAAAGTCAGGCCTGCAAGAGGGTGGATGAGCGCATCCAGCTCCGCCTGAAATTCTCCAGCTAGGGAGTCTGTTTCCGCAACTACAGGGATACATCCGGGAAGGATACGGACCTTGCTGGGATCGCGACCTGCCGACGCTGTTTTCTGACGGAAACCAGAAACAAAATCGCGTGCTCTGGCAACGGTCGTCAGAACCGGAAAAATGACTTCTGCATACCGGGCTGCGATATCCGAAAAGCGTTCGGAAACACCGGCCTGAATAAGGACAGGAGGGGATTCCTGATAGGGAGGGATATTGAGAGGGCCTTCTATCTGAAAATGCCGCCCCTCATGGTTAATCGGTCTGATATGGTCCGTGAGCGCGTAGAGACCCCGTTCCCGGTCCCGCACAATGGCATCGGGTTGCCAGCTCCGCCAGAGTGACTGCACCACATCGATGAATTCTGCGGCCCGATCATAGCGTTCGGCGTGTCCAAGATGATTTTTGCGACTGAAGTTCCGGGCTTCCCCATCACTGACCGAGGTGACGGCATTCCAGCCCACCCTCCCGTGACTGTAATGATTGATCGCACCCAGCATACGGGCGACGTGGTAGGGTTCTGTGTAGGTCGTGGAAATCGTTCCGGCGAGGCCGATTCTTTCCGTCAGGACAGAGAGTGCGGAAAGTAATGTCAGAGGTTCTGGTGAACCGATGGCGCGACTGGTCACTGTTGCTTCGGTGGAACCACCATAACTGCTGTCGATTGCCAGCTTGTCCGCAACAAAAACCATGTCGAGAGCTGCGCGCTCCGCCTTGCGGGCAAGGGAAGCATAGGCCCTGACATCCATAGGATCAGCGTCCGAGGATGTAGCATGTCGCCAACCTCCAAGATGCAGGCCGGACAGGGTCAGAAAGAGGGCCAGATGCACAGGAACGCCTCGCGACGGAATGGGTCCAAATTTCTACTCAGAGAACCTTCCTATTCATAACGAGTTTTTCTTTTCTCTTACTCAATGTCCTGCAATCAATGGTGATTGTTTTGAATGCGATATTCGTCAATTTAATATTTCTCGTTATCGGCAGATGAAATCCAACGCCAATGTCACGTTCCTATCCTTCAGGGGGAGTGTCATGAGCTCTATCAGACAGCGACAGCTCAGGTTTGGTGCGATTCTTGCCGGGGTCGGCACGGATTTCAGCCAGTGGCGGAATCCGGAATTGCCTTCAAATGCCAGCATCGATATTGATTGGTACATCCACAATGCACGACTGGCGGAAGAGGCCAAGTTCGATCTGGTCTTCATTGTCGACAGTCCATTTATTACACGGGATACTGCGCCACACTTCCTCAATCGTCTGGAGCCGCTGACTTTATTGTCAGCTCTTGCGGTTTCCACATCGCGTATTGGTTTGGTGGGAACGCTTACCACCACGTACTGGGAACCTTACAATGTCGCACGTCTGTTCGGTTCACTCGACCATATCAGCAAAGGACGTGCTGGCTGGAATGTGGTGACCACCGGGCTTGAAGGAGCATCACGCAATTATGGTCAGGACAAGCACCTTGATCATGCTCTGCGTTACAGGCGGGCAGAAGAATTTGTCGATGTAGTGAAGGGGCTCTGGGATAGCTATGAGGACAATGCCTTTCCCTATGACAAGGAAAACGACGTTTTTCTTGATAAGTCAAAGCAGCACGCCCTCAATCACAAAGGCGAATTCCTGTCTGTTGCAGGACCTCTGGCGCTGAGTCGTTCGTCGCAGGGGCATCCTGTCATTTTTCAGGCTGGCGACAGCAACGCAGGTCGACAACTGGGAGCGCAGATTGCGGACGGCACTTTTGCAGCGGTAGAGGATTTCGATTCCGCTCTTGAATATTACAAGGATCTCAAAGGGAGGGCGAAAGCGCTGGGCCGTGACCCTGATTCCATTCACGTTCTGCCCGGCATTGCTCCGATCATTGCCGAAACAGATGAAAAGGCCCGAGAGATCGCGATTGAGCGGGAAGGCTTGCTGGACATAGAGAAAAAGCTTGTCGCTCTTGGTCGGGCCTTCAATTATCATGATTTCCGGCAATATCCGCTCGATGAACCTTTTCCGGATGTCAGTAATCTGACCCTGAATAGTTACAAAGGTCACGCAGAGCGTATTCTGCGGGGAGTGGCGGCTGATAATCTGACATTGAGACAGGCGGCGGAGCGTTATGGAGGCTGGCGTCTCAACTTTGTTGGATCACCGGAAACCGTGGCCAATGAGATTGAACGCTGGTTTGTGGGTGGGGCAGCGGATGGCTTCAACGTACGCGTCACCAATCCTGGGGATTTCAAAGCTTTTCGTGAGCATGTCATTCCGATCCTGCAGAAAAGAGGCCTGTTCCGGACTGAATATGAAGGTGCAACACTGAGAGATCATCTCGGTCTTTCAATTCCCGAAAACAGATGGACAGCAGAGAAACGTGAAGGTCTTTCGCGTGCTGATGCCGCCTGATCACACTCTGTTTTGAAAAATGGTAAAATGACACAGAAACGTAAGATCAAACTTGGCTTCATTCTGCATGGCGTCGGACGCACATGGGATGACTGGCGCCATCCGGAACGGGATGTGCGAGCCAGCACAAATTTTTCCTTTTATCGCAAACAGGCTCAACTCGCAGAAAAAGGGAAATTCGATTTCCTTTTTGTTGCTGACAGCCTGTCGATCAATGAGAAATCCAGCCCGCACTATCTCAATCGTTTCGAACCGCTTACAATTCTGTCGGCCTTGGCTGCTGTTACCGACCATATCGGTCTCGTCGGCACGCTGAGCGTGAGCTATACGGAGCCGTTCAATGTTGCGCGGCAGTTCGCCTCTCTTGATCATATCAGTCATGGTCGCGCAGGTTGGAACGTCGTCACTTCGTGGTTGAGTGACACGGCCGCAAACTTTGGCCGGAAAGAGCACCCAGCCCATAGTGAACGCTATCGCATCGCGGCGGAGCATCTGGAAACCGTACAGGGGCTATGGGATAGCTGGGAGGATGACGCGCTGGTTGGTGACAAAGTCCGGGGTGTGTTTGTAGATCCTGAGAAACTGCACAAACTGGATCATACCGGCTCTCACTTTCAGGTCCGTGGACCTCTGAATATTGACCGTTCTGCTCAGGGGCAGCCTGTCATTTTTCAGGCTGGAGCATCTGAGACGGGACGTGATTTTGCTGCACGTCACGCGGAGGCTGTCTTTTGTGGTCCGGCTGATCTGGATGAAGCACGCCTTTATTACGCAGATCTCAAGTCACGCGCACGTAAGTTGGGTCGGAAAGATGATCTGCCCTTCATTCTGCCCGGAGCCGCACCTATTGTCGGTTTGACCGAGGAAGAAGCGGAGGCGCGTTATCAGGAACTTGTTGCGTTGACCTCCATAGAGACTGGCCTCGGTTTTCTCTCGCGTGCATTCAATGATCACGATTTCCGGCAGTACGATCCCGATGGACCTTTTCCTGAAGTGGAGCAGATCGGTAACGAAAGCAACCAGAGCGCCTCGCAACGTATTCTGAGGCGGGTGAGACAGGATAATCTGAGCATTCGACAGATTGCACTTGAGCTTGCCACGCCGCGTGGCGATTTTGTCGGCACGCCAACACAGGTTGCTGATGCCTTGCAGAACTGGTTTGAATCCGGAGGCGCGGATGGTTTTGTTCTGTTTGAGCCACTGCCGGGACAGCTTGATCTTTTTGTTCAGCATGTTGTGCCTATTCTGCAGGAACGTGGTCTGTTCCGGCAGGAATATGAACATGAAATATTCCGGGAAAATCTTGGTCTTTCTATTCCGGTCAATCGCTACACTATAGAGCGTAAGGAAGCCGTTTGAGTAACATTGGCTTTTTGCGTTGATCTCAGGGGAAAAGCCGCAGTTTTCCCCTGAGACGGGTCAAAACTGAATAAATGTGCTGTCTGCTCTTTTTGGAAGCCAGATTTTTTATTTTTCTGAAGAGCTGTTTGATCGACCAAAAGGTTTTTTGTTTTTCTTGAAAAAGAATGTGTCAATACCTTTGCTCAGGTCGCCGACAAAACGTAGCACAATACCATTCCCTGCCCGACACAACGCGTGTAGAGAAGAGGCGGGCAGACAGCGGAACTGACCGAAAGACGAGAACATCCCACACAAGATATCTGCGAGCGTCCGTTACAAAAGCGCGACCATCAGGAAAATCGGCTATCGTATAATGCCTGACGGAAAAAGATAGTATCCTTCAGGCAAGATCACGCACTTTCGGTTCACGTGACCAGTGCCGTTTCACGCCGACTTTCTCGAATTCGTCGAGTGGAATGACCCCATCGTCCTTCTCTACTCCTGCCCGGTCAAGGATGATCTGCGTGCCTTTGCAGTGTGCGATCGTCTTGCAGTGGGTATAGGCATCCATGAACCATTGCACTGCTGCGGAATCATAGGTCAGTTTTCTGGCCTGATCCGGCATCAGGATGGAGATGATCGCGTCGTAGAGCACCGACGGTGATCCGGCGAGCTGCCCATCAGCCTGAAGTGTGCCTCCCTTGACCGGGAGACCTCCAACCTTGGGAGCGATAAGAACTGCTGTTCCGCCCTGTCCTTCGATCAGAGTCTTGAATTTCCTGATTTCGTGTAAATCTGACCCTTCCGCAAACAGAATTCCGATCTGGCGGCCTTGCAGAGTGCTCTTTGCCTGTTTCTGAATGGAAAGCGCATCGGAAATTTTCAGATCAACGGGTTCTTTTGCGGCTTTGGCCTTGACCGGGAGTTCCATGGCCAGACCTTTTGCAATCCGTTGGGCGAGAGACTCGTCAACATTGCGCAACTGCGCCACGACGCGTTCTCGAACATGTGGAATCTGAACCTTGGATAGCTCGAAGACAATGGCTGATGCCGTATGAGCCTGCTCGCTTTCCGTGAGGGAGCGGTAATACAGGCGCGGCTGGCTATAATGATCAGCGAAGGTCTCTGAACGTAAGCGAATCTTGCGGGTCGGGTCGTTGTCTTCAGCATTTTCCTCGAAAGTTTTGAACCCTGTTGCCGGACAGGCTCTAGGACCACCGTTTTCTCCAGCCTCAGCAAGGCTGTTTGGCTCGTAATTGGCGCGACCGACGGGGACGAGCGTCTGCATCATGCCGTCACGCTGGAAGTTGCTGAACGGGCATTTGGGTGCGTTGATCGGAATCTGGTGAAAGTTGGTTGTTCCCAGACGGGATTTCTGTGTGTCGAGATAGGAAAACAGGCGCCCCTGCAACAGGGGATCGTTGGAGAAATCTATGCCGGGAATGATATTGCTTGGTAGAAACGCGACCTGTTCGGTTTCTGCAAAGAAATTGTCCACGTTCCGGTTGAGCGTCATACGGCCAACGATCTCGACGGGAATATCTTCTTCCGGAATCAGTTTTGTGGCGTCCAGCACGTCATAGGGCTGCCTGGCGGCCCAGTCAGCATCAAACACCTGTATGCCGAGATCCCATGCCGGAAAATCGCCCCGGACGATTGCTTCAAACAGATCCTGACGATGAAAATCGGGGTTGGCGCCAGCGATTTTTACTGCCTCATCCCATGTTGTCGATTCAATGCCCAGAACAGGCTTCCAGTGAAACTTTACGAATTTTCCTTCGCCCTTTGCGTTCACAAGCCGGAAAGTGTGGACGCCGAACCCTTCAATCATGCGGAGCGAGCGGGGGATGCCGCGATCGGACATGGCCCACATGACCGTGTGCAGTGATTCCGGCATCAGGCTGACGAAATCCCAGAACGTATCATGGGCGGAGGCGGCCTGCGGATAGCCTCGATCAGCCTCCATCTTCACGCTGTGGACAAGGTCAGGAAATTTTATCGCGTCCTGAATGAAGAAGACCGGAATATTGTTGCCGACCAGATCCCAGTTGCCGCTGTCAGTATAGAATTTGACGGCAAAGCCCCGGACGTCGCGAGGGGTATCCACGGAGCCCGCACCACCGGCCACCGTGGAGATGCGCGTGAAGACCGGGCAGGTCGTGCCGACCTTCTGAAAGATCGACGCTTTCGTCAGTTCAGGGATGGCTCTGGTGCATTCAAATACACCATGCGCGCCCGAACCTCTGGCATGCACGATGCGCTCGGGAATCCGTTCATGGTCGAAATGGAAAATCTTTTCGCGGAGAATGAAATCTTCCAGCAGGGTTGGCCCGCGCCTGCCCGCCTTGAGCGAATTTTCATTATCCGAAATCCGGTGACCGAAATTGTCGGTCAGATGGGCGACACCATCAGAGTGGTCTCCATCATGCGCGATGGTCTGGTGAAGTTCGCCGCCCGGAGCAACGGTATCTTTTGTTTTGACGAGCCCGGCGCCAGGAGCATGGTCATGCAATCCGTTATCGACGCTGGGGCTAGGATTTTTGTCCTTCGGCATGAGTGCCTCCATCGGATCTCGAAAGAAAAGCGACAACCACATCCCGTTCCGGCAGGCAGAACAGAGATGGCCATATGAATGCTTTTCCAACGAGTGATGCGATAAAGGGTTCCGCGCTTTATATTTCAGACAAACACGTTGTTAGAAATAGAGTGGGCGTTGCGTGTGAAGGACGAGTTCGCCCAGTCATTTAAAGGTGTGGCCAGAAAAGGGAAGCCCAGAAGAAAAGTCATCCTTTGCGTGTGTCGGTTCAGTTCGACATCAAGCCCACTGTTGGACCAGATGACAGGATGTGACTCCAGTCCCAGCCCGGCTTGCAGATAACGCACGCTGGCAGGCTGGTTTCCGATCGGCAACAGGTCTCTGAGCAGCATCCCGGCGGCCTGCGGCGTGACCGTATAGGCGCACAGACCTGAAAATCCGCTCAATCGGAGGAGGTGGAGCGATTCCGGCGGTGTCTCGATATCCATCTGATGGGAGGAAATCTGTCTGTCGAAAAGCAGCGTGGCCTCGGGCATGCCCGCGCCGGGGATCATGCGGATGGGCCAGTCGGTGTTGACTCCCCATGCGATGAAGTCGAACTGCTTCTGCTGTTCCATCAACCTCTGGGTCAGACTGTCAAATCTGTGATGCAGAATGACATCATCCTCCAGCACCGTCACGGGACGGTTGCTGCTGACGGCGTGCCGCCAGAGTGTCAGATGAGACATCAGAACGCCGAGAGCTGGCTCCACATAGCGGTTTTCGACCGCGATGATCCCGTCTGCCACCAGATCGGTCCGGGAAAGCGCATAGCCGTCGATGGCTTTGAAGATTTCGATATGCCGCATGTGAGGATTGTTGCGGAAAAAGGCGTCCCTGCGGTCAGCTCGGCGTTCGAGATTGATGACGAATGTCTGTGGCTTCATCTCAGGTTGGCACCGGTTCCGGGGAATGGAGCGCCCGGAAAAATGAGAAGGGAATGTGTTTTCGTTAATATGGGGAAGTTAATTTATCCTTTTCGATATTGAAAAACCTGTTGTTTTAAGGTGAGGAAATGAGTTTCTTCGATCGCTTCCGGTGATGTGGCTGATATGAAATCGAAACGAACTGGAACAAAAGCCACTCCCATCCTCTTTTCGTTTTGAAAAAATCGTTGGAGTATGCCGTGACACACCCGCTTCCGGCTCGGGTAAGGACTGCAATCCGGACATCAGAGAGGAGAGATCGTCATGTCTGCCTACAAGACACTCAACCCGACCACGGGCAAGGTCGAGAAGACTTTTGACGAGCATACTGACGCCGAGATGATCGCCAGGCTGGAAAAAGCTCATGGCCTGTGGAAGGATGACTGGCGTCACCGTTCTTTCGAAGAGCGCCGGAAGATCGTCAAGGCCGCTGCGGAAGCCCTGCGCCGCGACAAGGAAAAGCACGCGGCCCTGATCGCCACGGAGATGGGCAAGTCCATCGGTGAATCCATTGGCGAGATAGAGTTTTCCGCCGATATTCTCGACTACTACGCGGATAATGCCCAGAGAATCCTTGCTCCCAAGGATATCAAGACATCCTGTAGCAAGGCGCAGGTCATCAGCCAGTCTCTTGGGGTGATCTATTGCGTGGAGCCATGGAATTACCCGTATTACCAGCTTGCCCGCGTGGCTGCGCCAAACCTCATGGCGGGCAACACGGTTCTGGTGAAGCATGCGCCGACCGTGCCGCAGTGCGCGCTGGCGTTCGAACAGCTGTTTATCGACGCAGGCGCTCCGGAGGGTGCTTACAGCAACCTGTTCATCAGCAACGACCAGTCGGAAAAGCTGATCGCACGCCCGGAAGTCTGCGGCGTGGCCCTGACAGGTAGCGAGCGTGCAGGCAGCGCCGTGGCGTCGCAGGCAGGCAAGGCCCTGAAGAAGAGCACCATGGAGCTCGGCGGCACGGATGCGTTCATCGTGCTGGAGGACGCGGATCTGGATCTGACCGTCCAGAACGCCATCTTCGGCCGCTTTGAGAACAACGGACAGGTCTGCACCGCCGCAAAGCGCATGATCGTTCATGAGAGCATCGCGGACGAATTTACAGAGCGTCTGAAGGCTGCGGTCAGTGAGTTCCGTTATGGTGACCCGCTGGACAAGGAGAGCACGCACGGTCCGATGAGCAGCGAAAACGCGATGAATCTTGTGCTGGAACAGGTCGATATCGCCGTCAAAGGCGGTGCGAAGCTGCTGACGGGCGGCGTGCGCCTCAACCGGGAAGGCTTCTTCATTCAGGCAGGCATCCTGACCGATATCACGAAGGACAATCCGATCTTCTATAAGGAGATCTTTGGCCCGATCGCTTCGATCTACCGTGTGCGTGATGAGGAAGAGGCCATTGCTCTGGCCAATGACTCGCCGTTCGGGCTGGGTGGTTCGGTCTACACGAAGGACACCGAGCGGGGCTGGCGTGTCGCCGAACGCATCGAAACCGGTATGGTGTTCATCAATGCGATGAGTGGCGGCGGCCCGGAGATGCCGTTCGGCGGCATCAAGAATTCCGGTTATGGCCGGGAGTTGTCGGAATTCGGTATCGAGGAGTTCATCAACCGCAAGCTGGTCTGCATTCCATAAGCAGCGTGCGGGACGATACTGGTACAACGGACAGGGGTCGAAAGACCCCTGTTTTCGTCAGGGCCAGCGGTTCAGTCCACTGGAGAAAGCGATGTGTCAGCCTGTGTTTCCACGGCCTTGACCAGCTCCGGGTTGGTGCGGCGCAGCAGGCTGGCGCGCAGCATGATGGCGGTGTCCCGTGCCGATGACTGTCGCCAGCGGATGAGGAAATCACGATCGGCCTGCAGGTCCGCTTCGTGTGCTTCGGGAAAGTCTTTCATAAACCTGGTGTCCGGGGTTTTCATAAGGTCCGCGATTCGTACCCGGAAGAAACGCCAGGTCATTCGTTCCGGGCTCTTCTCGCATGTCTCCATGATTTGAAAGTAAATTAACCGCACTTCGGCCCTGTGATTCTGTAATGCCAGAATCGTGTTTCTTTAATCGCGTCTCTTTCAGGGCGGTGTGCTGGAGCGTCCGGGCTATTTCCGGGTCGCGTTACGTTCGGCAAGACGCGTGCCTAGCGCTTCCAGAGCATCCCGGAGCGGTCCTTCCGGCATGTCATCGACAACGACAGGCGGCACATGGACCGCCGGGCGCCGCGCCGGACGACCGGATGTCTGGCTC
This genomic window contains:
- a CDS encoding NtaA/DmoA family FMN-dependent monooxygenase (This protein belongs to a clade of FMN-dependent monooxygenases, within a broader family of flavin-dependent oxidoreductases, the luciferase-like monooxygenase (LMM) family, some of whose members use coenzyme F420 rather than FMN.), which codes for MHLALFLTLSGLHLGGWRHATSSDADPMDVRAYASLARKAERAALDMVFVADKLAIDSSYGGSTEATVTSRAIGSPEPLTLLSALSVLTERIGLAGTISTTYTEPYHVARMLGAINHYSHGRVGWNAVTSVSDGEARNFSRKNHLGHAERYDRAAEFIDVVQSLWRSWQPDAIVRDRERGLYALTDHIRPINHEGRHFQIEGPLNIPPYQESPPVLIQAGVSERFSDIAARYAEVIFPVLTTVARARDFVSGFRQKTASAGRDPSKVRILPGCIPVVAETDSLAGEFQAELDALIHPLAGLTFMSGSMNHDLSRYSANELIPDLDSEIRGSRGRFLPLIADARARGLTLEQTARSYARDLSFPSFVGSPATVADQMMSWIDETGVDGFTIIPPNCPASDDLFFDAVVPELQRRGAFRRNYNGKTLRHHLGL
- a CDS encoding LLM class flavin-dependent oxidoreductase, coding for MGPNFYSENLPIHNEFFFSLTQCPAINGDCFECDIRQFNISRYRQMKSNANVTFLSFRGSVMSSIRQRQLRFGAILAGVGTDFSQWRNPELPSNASIDIDWYIHNARLAEEAKFDLVFIVDSPFITRDTAPHFLNRLEPLTLLSALAVSTSRIGLVGTLTTTYWEPYNVARLFGSLDHISKGRAGWNVVTTGLEGASRNYGQDKHLDHALRYRRAEEFVDVVKGLWDSYEDNAFPYDKENDVFLDKSKQHALNHKGEFLSVAGPLALSRSSQGHPVIFQAGDSNAGRQLGAQIADGTFAAVEDFDSALEYYKDLKGRAKALGRDPDSIHVLPGIAPIIAETDEKAREIAIEREGLLDIEKKLVALGRAFNYHDFRQYPLDEPFPDVSNLTLNSYKGHAERILRGVAADNLTLRQAAERYGGWRLNFVGSPETVANEIERWFVGGAADGFNVRVTNPGDFKAFREHVIPILQKRGLFRTEYEGATLRDHLGLSIPENRWTAEKREGLSRADAA
- a CDS encoding LLM class flavin-dependent oxidoreductase, whose translation is MTQKRKIKLGFILHGVGRTWDDWRHPERDVRASTNFSFYRKQAQLAEKGKFDFLFVADSLSINEKSSPHYLNRFEPLTILSALAAVTDHIGLVGTLSVSYTEPFNVARQFASLDHISHGRAGWNVVTSWLSDTAANFGRKEHPAHSERYRIAAEHLETVQGLWDSWEDDALVGDKVRGVFVDPEKLHKLDHTGSHFQVRGPLNIDRSAQGQPVIFQAGASETGRDFAARHAEAVFCGPADLDEARLYYADLKSRARKLGRKDDLPFILPGAAPIVGLTEEEAEARYQELVALTSIETGLGFLSRAFNDHDFRQYDPDGPFPEVEQIGNESNQSASQRILRRVRQDNLSIRQIALELATPRGDFVGTPTQVADALQNWFESGGADGFVLFEPLPGQLDLFVQHVVPILQERGLFRQEYEHEIFRENLGLSIPVNRYTIERKEAV
- a CDS encoding catalase, translated to MPKDKNPSPSVDNGLHDHAPGAGLVKTKDTVAPGGELHQTIAHDGDHSDGVAHLTDNFGHRISDNENSLKAGRRGPTLLEDFILREKIFHFDHERIPERIVHARGSGAHGVFECTRAIPELTKASIFQKVGTTCPVFTRISTVAGGAGSVDTPRDVRGFAVKFYTDSGNWDLVGNNIPVFFIQDAIKFPDLVHSVKMEADRGYPQAASAHDTFWDFVSLMPESLHTVMWAMSDRGIPRSLRMIEGFGVHTFRLVNAKGEGKFVKFHWKPVLGIESTTWDEAVKIAGANPDFHRQDLFEAIVRGDFPAWDLGIQVFDADWAARQPYDVLDATKLIPEEDIPVEIVGRMTLNRNVDNFFAETEQVAFLPSNIIPGIDFSNDPLLQGRLFSYLDTQKSRLGTTNFHQIPINAPKCPFSNFQRDGMMQTLVPVGRANYEPNSLAEAGENGGPRACPATGFKTFEENAEDNDPTRKIRLRSETFADHYSQPRLYYRSLTESEQAHTASAIVFELSKVQIPHVRERVVAQLRNVDESLAQRIAKGLAMELPVKAKAAKEPVDLKISDALSIQKQAKSTLQGRQIGILFAEGSDLHEIRKFKTLIEGQGGTAVLIAPKVGGLPVKGGTLQADGQLAGSPSVLYDAIISILMPDQARKLTYDSAAVQWFMDAYTHCKTIAHCKGTQIILDRAGVEKDDGVIPLDEFEKVGVKRHWSREPKVRDLA
- a CDS encoding glycosyltransferase family 25 protein; translated protein: MKPQTFVINLERRADRRDAFFRNNPHMRHIEIFKAIDGYALSRTDLVADGIIAVENRYVEPALGVLMSHLTLWRHAVSSNRPVTVLEDDVILHHRFDSLTQRLMEQQKQFDFIAWGVNTDWPIRMIPGAGMPEATLLFDRQISSHQMDIETPPESLHLLRLSGFSGLCAYTVTPQAAGMLLRDLLPIGNQPASVRYLQAGLGLESHPVIWSNSGLDVELNRHTQRMTFLLGFPFLATPLNDWANSSFTRNAHSISNNVFV
- a CDS encoding NAD-dependent succinate-semialdehyde dehydrogenase, with protein sequence MSAYKTLNPTTGKVEKTFDEHTDAEMIARLEKAHGLWKDDWRHRSFEERRKIVKAAAEALRRDKEKHAALIATEMGKSIGESIGEIEFSADILDYYADNAQRILAPKDIKTSCSKAQVISQSLGVIYCVEPWNYPYYQLARVAAPNLMAGNTVLVKHAPTVPQCALAFEQLFIDAGAPEGAYSNLFISNDQSEKLIARPEVCGVALTGSERAGSAVASQAGKALKKSTMELGGTDAFIVLEDADLDLTVQNAIFGRFENNGQVCTAAKRMIVHESIADEFTERLKAAVSEFRYGDPLDKESTHGPMSSENAMNLVLEQVDIAVKGGAKLLTGGVRLNREGFFIQAGILTDITKDNPIFYKEIFGPIASIYRVRDEEEAIALANDSPFGLGGSVYTKDTERGWRVAERIETGMVFINAMSGGGPEMPFGGIKNSGYGRELSEFGIEEFINRKLVCIP